The genome window TTCCGGGATCTCGAGACCAAGTTCGACGAACGCCTCAGCGAGGAGGAAGTCGACAAACGACTCGGGCGAGCCCTGGACGCGCGGCTTGACCAGCACGACGGGGGGCTCGGTTTGCCGGGTCCAGACGACGCTGCCGTCACCGGGCATTCCGACCGTGAAGTCAGCGCCCGCGTACCTCTCGAGCAACGTCGGTGCGTCCGCTGGGAGCCACGCCGACGGATAGGTTGCCAGCTCGAGCGAGTCGACGGCGAACCCGAGTTCTTCTGCCTGTTCCGGCGGGAGCGTCTCGAAATCCCGTTCAGAGTCGAAGACGATCGCATCCGGCGCGTGATCGGCTTTGACCGCAGCAACGGGCGCTGAGAGCTCACGCGAGTCGAACATTAGACGAAGACGGTCTGGAAGATGATCAAAATCGACAGGAGCGCCGATACGCTGACCGTCCCGAGAACGATTTTGGTTGCAGTGCTCATGTTCGAGGGCTATCACCCACATCGCATAAATCCATCTGTCTCGCCTCGATCCGTTCGACTGAATTGACGGACCGACGCGCGGACGGTCCCGTCAAGCCGGGGTCGACAGTCGAATATCGACTGCAATCACGCCGCTCAGATGTGCCACCCCAGTGTTCGATGCTCGAAGAGGCCGTTTCACCTGGAACGCAACGGCCCGGCGCGAACTGTCACCCGTCGCTCTCGCGCCACGAGTCGGGGACGTCGATGACGTACCGGCCGTCTTCTTGCAGGGAGACAATGTACTCTTCGCGGTTGTACAGCTCCATCAGGTTGAGTTCGTACTCGCCGGGGCGAACGATCTTGATGCTCTCGAACTGCTCGTTGAGCTCGGCTCTGAGTTCGTCGATAGAGGGACGGTCGCCCGTTGGTTCACTCACGACGCGACCGTGCTCGGGTGGGCGGTCGTCCTCACTGGCGGCGACAGCGTCGCCGTCCGTGGCAGACACCCCCTGGGAATCGGCCGCTCGAGCGTCGTCCGTCCGAGCGTCGTCCGTTCCATCGGACTGGGGAGTCCCTTCGACGGTTCCTGTCGGCAATCCGTCCGTGGATACGACGTCTGTTCGGGCGTCAGACTGCGCCGAGCCCTCGTCGTCGGCCATCGTTGCTCGGGTCGTCCGATCGGCTGGGTCAGTGTCGTCGTTGGCTGAAGATCGGTCCTCGGGTCGGCGCGCCGAGTCCGGCCACGCCGCAAAGTCGCTCGTATCTACCCGACGCTCGTTCTCGTCGGCTTTTTTCGACACCCACTCCCGAACCGACTGTGAGGATGCCGAGTCGTCGTGATCAAGTCGCTCCGACCCTCCAGTTACCCCGTTATCTTGCTGTGACACGGACGAACCGTCGGGACGTTCAGTCGGCGGCCCACCTGGTGACGTCTCGCCTACACCAGGTGAGTCGACTGCCCCGGGCGAGTCGCCTGCTTCATCCCCCGTATGCGGACCGTTCGACGTGGACGAATCGCTCGAGGCCGTCCGGGCCGGCGAAAACTGGAACTTGTTTCCACCACAGTCCGGACAGCCCGAGAGCATCTCCTTGGAGCCGTCCGGA of Natrarchaeobaculum sulfurireducens contains these proteins:
- a CDS encoding OapC/ArvC family zinc-ribbon domain-containing protein is translated as MPHECTNCGRTFPDGSKEMLSGCPDCGGNKFQFSPARTASSDSSTSNGPHTGDEAGDSPGAVDSPGVGETSPGGPPTERPDGSSVSQQDNGVTGGSERLDHDDSASSQSVREWVSKKADENERRVDTSDFAAWPDSARRPEDRSSANDDTDPADRTTRATMADDEGSAQSDARTDVVSTDGLPTGTVEGTPQSDGTDDARTDDARAADSQGVSATDGDAVAASEDDRPPEHGRVVSEPTGDRPSIDELRAELNEQFESIKIVRPGEYELNLMELYNREEYIVSLQEDGRYVIDVPDSWRESDG